One Pichia kudriavzevii chromosome 3, complete sequence genomic window carries:
- a CDS encoding uncharacterized protein (PKUD0C08120; similar to Saccharomyces cerevisiae YOR312C (RPL20B) and YMR242C (RPL20A); ancestral locus Anc_8.789; intron in 5' UTR), giving the protein MLETPSLNTNSNPPLFIPAVANRLREYQVIGRRLPTETVPEPKLFRMRIFAPNDVVAKSRYWYFLQKLHKVKKASGEIVALNVISESKPTTVKNFGVWIRYDSRSGTHNMYKEYRDVTRVGAIETMYADLAARHRARFRSIHILKIVELEKTADVKRQYIKQFLTKDLKFPLPHRVTKSKKLYAPKRPTTFY; this is encoded by the coding sequence ATGCTAGAAACCCCGAGCCTCAATACTAACTCCAACCCCCCCTTATTTATTCCCGCAGTGGCTAACCGTTTAAGAGAATACCAAGTCATTGGTAGAAGACTTCCAACTGAAACTGTTCCAGAACCAAAGTTATTCAGAATGAGAATCTTTGCTCCAAACGATGTTGTTGCAAAGTCTAGATACTGGTACTTCTTGCAAAAGTTACACAAGGTCAAGAAGGCTTCTGGTGAAATCGTTGCATTGAACGTCATCTCCGAATCCAAGCCAACCACCGTCAAGAACTTTGGTGTTTGGATCAGATACGACTCCAGATCTGGTACTCACAACATGTACAAGGAATACAGAGATGTCACCAGAGTTGGCGCTATTGAAACCATGTACGCAGATTTAGCTGCAAGACACAGAGCTAGATTCAGATCTATCCACATCTTAAAGATTGTTGAGCTTGAAAAGACTGCAGATGTTAAGAGACAATACATCAAGCAATTCTTAACCAAGGACTTGAAGTTCCCTCTTCCTCACAGAGTCACAAAGTCCAAGAAGTTATACGCTCCAAAGAGACCAACTACTTTCTACTAA
- a CDS encoding uncharacterized protein (PKUD0C08100; similar to Saccharomyces cerevisiae YDR379W (RGA2) and YOR127W (RGA1); ancestral locus Anc_5.453) yields the protein MCSQSSKSCKSCHLSINDTKAYKLGTDQWHVDCFKCSKCSKSLGVNSNFLVLGTGALVCSDCSYTCKSCNKKIYDLAILTGDLAYCADCFICKSCHKPIDDLKYARTSKGLFCMPCHHMLMEKKKKYEKMKKLKEAREKSLNKAKESLNDRNLKSIITSEKLNNSTNIRSNVKDGHINNMDNIKEVPKITDLPKPEGLVSPDSKSDSSTQSYQGSIVSSFDFDDYALDSNDSKASGSSVYVNEQPAETEKASVERMTSSPVLKVEVRKRDETYIDANDAILKTPTLKHNESNNSTPKAIPIQKSSFNEDMNRFSFLHSEESNPDILIPLRSPQRTNVSPVKSTAQFRTPELETPKKNPIPIELTSPGSLHRKAHVIDTEIATEELEKEPESFIHLDETEEESMFSHESEAHNNGDVDDLSNENKLLSPIKYNFGHSSENTGLNIPGLDPKLATRSEVIQQINHKKVERMSSNDPSIAMSTPEQSSSPTFDTPNSRKKPLSGGLGRSLTKVFGRGKKSDENTPIDQHLTPETIVSRKSSITVANNTQRRHERTTSDQSFVAFSTPPIPRIRSHQRSISETTNFEGVDQVTSSERELNHLKVEINSLTLVKATLVRDIQNLKTQLQSLELDVSQRQKMIRDLDNTILAKQKLSSHEDLTPSTKSASSKQNSSKDELINPAVSERHALEEEIKPPSSTSSNAQSSQPPSSTTTKDKRGFMRRIFGNHSGQNSATSGPNTAANTPSVSNIGQPMNPRYNDENFFDHPKNVSNENLNNGMKSSRSANFMQWRNGVNGSTNGKPMLNNSSSNGGEKNNENLLYSMTLQELADSEGNVGVPFIVKTCIIETERRGIKVEGIYRISASSSSIEKLEQLFECLDVNNLADINKMRSIVENGDIHAMAGLLKRYLKKIPDSIIPESLYDRYVAISKIENESAKLEALSNILLDLPNANRVTLLMITKHLALVAKNEKWNKMNSKTLATVFAPTLARNESIHPQQEIQDNRAKTLVTELLFRNYEALF from the coding sequence ATGTGTTCACaatcatcaaaaagttGCAAGAGCTGCCATCTATCAATAAACGATACAAAGGCATACAAACTTGGAACAGATCAGTGGCATGTTGATTGCTTCAAATGCTCTAAATGTTCCAAATCATTAGGGGTTAATTCTAATTTTCTAGTCTTAGGTACGGGCGCATTAGTATGTTCTGATTGTTCCTATACCTGCAAGTCATGCAATAAAAAGATCTACGACCTGGCGATCTTGACGGGTGACTTAGCCTACTGCGCAGATTGCTTCATATGTAAGTCATGCCACAAACCAATTGACGATCTGAAATATGCCAGAACTTCAAAAGGTTTGTTTTGTATGCCGTGCCATCATATGTtaatggaaaaaaagaagaaatacgaaaagatgaagaaattgaaggaggCTAGAGAGAAGTCGTTAAATAAAGCCAAGGAATCATTAAATGATAGAAACTTGAAATCTATAATAACAAGCGAAAAGCTAAACAATAGTACAAATATCCGGAGTAATGTTAAAGATGGCCACATAAATAATATGGATAATATTAAGGAAGTCCCTAAAATTACGGACTTACCTAAGCCTGAAGGCTTAGTTTCTCCAGATTCAAAATCGGATTCTTCCACTCAATCATACCAGGGATCGATAGTTTCAAgctttgattttgatgattacGCATTAGACAGTAATGATTCAAAGGCATCTGGATCCTCAGTGTATGTTAACGAGCAACCGGCAGAGACAGAAAAGGCTAGTGTGGAAAGAATGACCTCAAGCCCAGTTTTGAAAGTTGAAGTTAGGAAAAGAGATGAAACTTACATAGATGCAAATGATGCTATTCTTAAGACTCCAACTTTGAAACATAACGAATCCAATAACTCGACTCCAAAGGCAATACCTATTCAGAAATCCAGCTTTAATGAAGATATGAATAGATTTTCGTTTTTACATTCTGAAGAAAGTAATCCTGATATTCTGATTCCTTTAAGATCACCCCAAAGAACGAATGTATCCCCGGTGAAAAGCACCGCACAGTTCCGGACGCCCGAATTGGAAACCCCAAAGAAGAATCCAATACCTATTGAGCTGACATCTCCAGGAAGCTTACATAGGAAAGCTCATGTTATTGATACTGAAATTGCCACAGAAGAATTAGAGAAGGAACCTGAAAGTTTTATCCATTTAGATGAGACTGAAGAGGAAAGCATGTTCAGTCATGAAAGTGAAGCTCACAATAATGGAGATGTAGATGATTTGAGCAATGAGAATAAACTACTGAGCCCtataaaatataatttTGGTCATTCGTCTGAAAACACAGGTTTGAATATTCCAGGTTTGGATCCAAAATTAGCAACCAGATCTGAGGTGATTCAACAAATAAATCATAAAAAAGTCGAGCGTATGAGCTCTAATGATCCTTCGATAGCCATGTCTACCCCAGAGCAATCTTCGAGTCCTACTTTTGATACACCAAATTCAAGGAAGAAGCCTTTATCCGGGGGGTTGGGTCGCTCATTGACTAAGGTGTTTGGGCGTGGTAAGAAATCTGATGAGAATACCCCTATTGACCAGCACTTAACACCAGAAACTATTGTCTCCAGAAAGTCATCAATTACAGTAGCTAATAATACCCAGAGGAGGCACGAACGGACCACATCGGATCAATCGTTTGTTGCATTCAGCACCCCTCCAATACCACGGATTAGATCTCATCAAAGATCAATTTCTGAGACTACTAATTTTGAAGGCGTCGATCAAGTAACATCTAGTGAACGTGAATTAAATCACCTAAAAGTGGAAATCAACTCTTTGACACTGGTGAAGGCTACGCTTGTACGAGACATTCAGAATTTAAAGACCCAATTACAATCTCTAGAACTTGACGTGTCTCAAAGGCAAAAGATGATTAGAGATTTGGACAATACTATATTGGCAAAACAAAAGCTGTCATCACATGAAGACCTAACACCCTCTACGAAATCAGCGTCTTCCAAGCAGAACTCATCCAAGGATGAACTAATAAATCCAGCGGTTTCGGAACGTCATGCGTTGGAGGAGGAAATTAAGCCGCCTTCGTCGACTTCCTCTAATGCGCAGTCTTCACAACCACCATCATCTACGACCACCAAAGATAAACGAGGATTTATGAGAAGAATTTTTGGCAACCATTCTGGCCAAAATAGCGCCACTAGTGGTCCAAACACTGCAGCAAACACGCCTTCAGTAAGTAATATCGGGCAACCGATGAACCCACGTTATAATGATGAGAACTTCTTTGATCATCCTAAGAATGTGTCAAATGAGAATTTGAACAATGGAATGAAGTCATCTAGATCTGCCAACTTTATGCAGTGGAGAAACGGAGTCAATGGTAGTACAAACGGAAAACCAATGTTAAATAACAGCAGTAGCAATggaggagaaaaaaataacgaGAACTTATTGTACTCAATGACACTTCAAGAACTGGCCGATTCTGAAGGTAATGTTGGTGTTCCATTTATTGTGAAGACATGTATAATAGAGACTGAGCGTCGTGGTATTAAAGTTGAAGGTATTTATCGTATCAGTGCGTCCTCGTCCTCTATTGAAAAGCTAGAGCAACTATTTGAATGTTTGGATGTGAACAATCTGGCAGATATTAATAAGATGCGTTCAATTGTTGAGAATGGAGATATTCATGCAATGGCTGGATTACTAAAACGTTATTTAAAGAAGATACCTGATTCTATCATACCGGAATCATTATATGATCGATATGTTGCGATATCCAAAATTGAGAATGAGTCAGCTAAGCTGGAGGcattatcaaatattttgcTTGATCTGCCAAATGCCAACAGAGTTACCCTATTGATGATCACCAAGCATCTAGCATTAGTTGCAAAGAATGAGAAATGGAATAAAATGAACAGTAAAACGTTGGCAACAGTTTTTGCTCCTACTTTAGCAAGAAACGAGTCCATCCATCCACAACAAGAAATCCAGGATAACAGAGCCAAGACCCTAGTTACCGAGTTATTATTTAGAAATTATGAAGCACTCTTTTAG
- a CDS encoding uncharacterized protein (PKUD0C08130; Pfam Domains: FA_hydroxylase(7.2e-28)) yields the protein MTEVFNSTVFQTVQSSSFSDVVNNVFQSQPQLNIAEKLWASWYTYMQNDVLATGLLFFLTHELFYFGRCLPWYIIDKIPYFRKWKIQPTYIPSDKEQWECLKSVLKSHFLVEVFPIWTFHPLCKSLGIGVSVPFPPLSTMLKEWAIFFVLEDMWHYWAHRLFHYGPFYKYIHKQHHRYAAPFGLTAEYAHPAEVISLGAGTVGFPIVYAYLTGNLHLFTLTVWIVLRLFQAVDSHSGYDFPWSLHNFVPFWAGAEHHDLHHHYFIGNYASSFRFWDFWLDTEAGPVAKAEREARIKAKAERDAKKAQ from the coding sequence ATGACTGAAGTCTTCAACTCGACTGTTTTCCAAACCGTTCAATCGTCCTCCTTCTCCGACGTGGTGAACAACGTCTTCCAAAGCCAACCCCAATTAAACATTGCTGAGAAACTGTGGGCTTCTTGGTACACATATATGCAAAATGACGTTTTGGCGACAGGCCTCTTGTTCTTCCTCACACACGAACTCTTCTATTTCGGTAGATGTCTCCCTTGGTACATTATTGACAAGATCCCATACTTTAGAAAGTGGAAGATCCAGCCTACATACATCCCCTCCGATAAAGAACAGTGGGAATGCCTCAAATCGGTCTTGAAGTCGCATTTCCTAGTGGAGGTGTTTCCCATCTGGACGTTCCACCCCCTCTGCAAGTCTCTTGGCATTGGTGTCTCTGTCCCCTTCCCACCACTGTCGACAATGCTGAAAGAGTGGGCAATCTTCTTTGTCCTTGAAGATATGTGGCACTACTGGGCACACAGGCTCTTCCATTACGGCCCTTTCTACAAGTACATCCACAAGCAACATCATAGATATGCAGCTCCATTTGGTCTCACCGCAGAATATGCCCACCCAGCTGAAGTCATCAGTCTCGGTGCCGGCACAGTTGGCTTCCCTATTGTCTACGCGTACTTGACCGGTAATTTGCATCTGTTCACATTGACCGTTTGGATCGTCTTGAGGTTGTTCCAAGCGGTCGATTCCCATTCAGGTTATGACTTCCCTTGGTCTCTACACAACTTTGTCCCATTCTGGGCAGGCGCAGAACACCATGACTTGCACCACCATTACTTCATTGGAAATTACGCATCTTCCTTCAGATTCTGGGACTTTTGGCTCGATACTGAAGCAGGTCCAGTCGCAAAGGCAGAAAGAGAAGCAAGAATTAAGGCCAAGGCAGAAAGAGATGCAAAGAAAGCACAGTAG
- a CDS encoding uncharacterized protein (PKUD0C08150; similar to Saccharomyces cerevisiae YKL033W-A; ancestral locus Anc_2.544), translated as MSFIFLIFFPFFHPFYYSHYLLISDHTCTSCFLCFFQFVVFFKYNNIDDGSIMTVTERQFKACLFDMDGLLIDSETIYTISFSDILKNKFNRPEGLTWDVKVKLQGLPGPQASQVAIDHYGLAGEITADELYQLTSKRQEELWPEVAVLPGVEKLIRYLKEKNIPICVCTSSHSDKYKLKTSHHQALFQLFDGNVITGDNPTILNKG; from the coding sequence ATGtcgtttatttttttaatattttttccattttttcacCCCTTTTATTACTCACACTATCTCTTGATCTCAGACCATACTTGTACGAGCTGTTTCCTATgcttttttcaatttgtcgtttttttcaagtataaCAACATCGACGACGGTAGTATTATGACAGTTACTGAAAGGCAATTCAAAGCATGTCTGTTTGACATGGATGGGTTATTGATTGACAGTGAAACCATTTACACtatatcattttctgacatcttgaagaacaaattcAATAGACCGGAAGGTTTAACGTGGGATGTTAAAGTCAAACTACAGGGCCTTCCTGGTCCCCAAGCCAGCCAAGTTGCTATTGATCACTATGGACTAGCTGGAGAAATCACAGCCGATGAACTGTATCAATTGACAAGCAAAAGGCAAGAAGAATTATGGCCAGAAGTTGCAGTTCTACCAGGCGTTGAAAAGCTGATCAGGTActtgaaagagaaaaacataCCGATTTGCGTTTGTACCTCTTCGCATTCCGACAAGTACAAGTTAAAAACGAGCCATCACCAAGCATTGTTTCAGCTTTTTGATGGCAACGTGATCACTGGTGATAATCCAACCATTCTAAATAAGGGTTAA
- a CDS encoding uncharacterized protein (PKUD0C08110; similar to Saccharomyces cerevisiae YDR379C-A; ancestral locus Anc_5.454), giving the protein MIFNSLPGYLMISFPRFFFLLYCNSLFLLDLLCGKPVRFFMVKKFSGIQKEVLTLYRSCLRAVYEKPKVCIHSTHYP; this is encoded by the coding sequence ATGATTTTTAATTCACTTCCCGGAtacttgatgatttcatttccgagatttttttttcttctctattGCAACTCCCTATTTTTGCTTGATTTACTTTGTGGTAAACCAGTTAGATTCTTCATGGTCAAGAAGTTCTCAGGTATTCAAAAGGAAGTACTCACCTTATACAGGAGCTGCCTAAGGGCAGTATATGAGAAACCAAAAGTATGTATACATTCTACTCATTATCCGTAA
- a CDS encoding uncharacterized protein (PKUD0C08140; similar to Saccharomyces cerevisiae YKL034W (TUL1); ancestral locus Anc_2.545), with the protein MELNPRFVFFMLVLFWIMTSDPNVQERYPSNINRSKILEFAKEEINSTRSAMLSDYESGYGNITGFHLSYGDSKLGKNYSGPIEHPFVENENFSILPNVISRRAANIWNSEGQVVQLPKDRADAHMGVIGIKNNTGVYPLNITGSVKGTFIKVEFEDSPLHPIPLPIPKYLADLYEYRLHERLKRDIDYNNPTGEDNDSFDLPIPQPDDSGIKKVGNITVPEGIVKLSFFNHDPVPNAEIDFNGTTVLSLNLRLNDEFESDEHVMSLHGIYDQGTGNIIVGSRSAKFHGIAALPQLSLQNGEQYQKSKMALFGDFNQTKIEDLKFQTVEDLVDASEECEYVGYFHVESTNLTKEELQQIDYELLNPIGRPHRKIPNLKLTSGLLYSPNCAIALDLHDCQGLRDQVYDNGLKRIILVASIVVLCQILILIRQMAQTNTPSALSKLSFWTISLMNMADGSMSVISLLCSMIFTDLYIQFAVCAFLAFTCSSVYEMKYAIQIYCTQLNERPLDWRTMLQGTPIDERAERLDQANNRTNENGQNTTNNEQTMTADEHAVGAELYTRHFFTMLVFLFVLLSVITWPKKHRQVFEYIFLTIFNSFWIPQIYRNILRGSRTSFGWEFIIGTSILRLVPVIYVESFPNPFNHHRDIFFVVFLVIWMSVQIAMMVLQEILGPRFFLSEDYLPKAYDYHPIITKGDIESGFHFDAENLICKGDSSNDEDSRTLTYVTDCAICMQKLEIPVVNKPGETNQELNSPSPSHQSLESSSSLLPSFGKATNIIARRKYMVTPCNHVFHTDCLENWMMYKLQCPVCRNSLPPF; encoded by the coding sequence ATGGAACTCAATCCACGGTTTGTGTTTTTCATGTTGGTCCTGTTTTGGATCATGACGTCTGATCCAAATGTCCAAGAACGATATCCTTCCAACATAAACCGCTCgaagattttggaattcgCCAAGGAGGAAATCAATTCTACAAGGTCTGCCATGCTCTCAGACTACGAGTCCGGATATGGGAACATCACAGGGTTCCATTTGTCCTATGGTGATTCCAAACTCGGGAAAAACTATAGCGGGCCTATAGAGCATCCCTTTGTAGAAAACGAGAACTTTAGCATATTACCCAACGTTATCAGTCGTAGGGCTGCAAACATATGGAACTCGGAAGGCCAGGTGGTGCAGCTACCGAAGGATCGGGCTGATGCTCATATGGGAGTTATAGGGATCAAAAATAATACTGGTGTTTACCCGCTCAACATCACGGGATCAGTTAAGGGCACGTTCATCAAAGTCGAGTTTGAGGACTCTCCTTTACACCCAATACCGTTGCCTATCCCCAAGTACCTAGCGGATCTCTATGAATATAGACTACACGAGCGTCTGAAGAGGGATATTGACTATAACAACCCAACGGGCGAAGACAACGACTCATTTGATCTACCGATTCCACAGCCAGATGATTCGGGAATTAAGAAGGTGGGTAATATCACTGTTCCAGAAGGTATTGTCAAGttgtccttcttcaaccacGATCCCGTACCGAATGCGGAGATCGACTTCAATGGGACTACAGTGCTTTCACTCAATCTAAGATTGAACGACGAGTTTGAAAGTGACGAACATGTAATGTCCCTCCATGGGATCTATGACCAGGGTACCGGTAATATTATTGTAGGCTCGAGATCTGCTAAATTCCACGGCATTGCTGCCTTACCACAGCTTTCTTTGCAAAATGGCGAACAATACCAGAAGAGCAAAATGGCACTATTTGGAGACTtcaaccaaacaaaaattgaagacCTCAAGTTCCAAACAGTTGAAGACTTGGTTGATGCCTCTGAGGAATGTGAGTATGTTGGATATTTCCATGTGGAATCCACAAATCTAACCAAAGAAGAGCTACAACAGATTGACTATGAGTTATTAAATCCAATAGGTAGGCCCCATAGAAAAATACCAAACCTAAAACTAACTTCAGGGCTACTATATTCACCAAACTGTGCAATTGCGCTAGATTTGCATGACTGCCAAGGTTTAAGAGATCAAGTTTATGATAATGGATTGAAACGTATAATTTTGGTGGCATCGATAGTAGTGCTTTGCCAAATTCTGATTTTGATCAGACAAATGGCTCAAACTAATACGCCATCGGCATTATCGAAGCTCTCCTTTTGGACGATATCTTTGATGAATATGGCGGATGGGTCAATGTCTGTGATATCATTACTATGTTCCATGATATTTACAGACCTATATATACAATTTGCTGTTTGTGCTTTCTTGGCGTTTACCTGCTCATCTGTATACGAAATGAAGTATGccattcaaatttattgcACTCAGCTGAATGAAAGACCATTGGATTGGAGAACAATGTTACAGGGGACACCTATTGATGAAAGAGCTGAACGGTTGGATCAAGCTAACAATAGAACCAATGAAAACGGacaaaatacaacaaaCAATGAGCAAACAATGACGGCAGATGAACATGCCGTTGGCGCAGAACTATATACCCGACATTTCTTCACAATGCTtgtctttttatttgttcttTTGAGCGTTATAACTTGGCCAAAGAAACACCGTCAAGTCTTTGAATATATTTTCCTAACTATCTTTAACTCATTTTGGATTCCTCAAATATACAGGAATATTTTGAGGGGATCACGAACTAGTTTTGGCTGGGAATTCATAATCGGCACTTCGATATTGAGGCTAGTACCGGTAATTTACGTTGAGAGTTTCCCGAATCCATTCAACCATCATAGagatattttctttgtcgTATTTTTAGTTATTTGGATGTCTGTCCAAATTGCAATGATGGTTTTGCAAGAAATTTTGGGGCCAAGGTTTTTCTTGAGTGAAGACTATTTACCAAAAGCATATGATTACCACCCAATAATCACCAAGGGGGATATTGAATCGGGCTTTCATTTCGATGCGGAAAACCTCATCTGTAAGGGTGATTCGTCAAACGATGAGGATTCGAGGACGTTGACATATGTTACTGATTGTGCAATCTGTATGCAAAAGTTGGAGATTCCTGTTGTCAACAAGCCAGGCGAAACTAATCAAGAACTTAATAGCCCTTCACCGTCGCATCAATCGTTGgaatcatcatcttcattacTACCTTCATTTGGTAAAGCTACAAATATCATTGCACGTCGTAAATATATGGTTACGCCATGCAACCACGTTTTTCACACAGATTGCTTAGAAAACTGGATGATGTACAAGCTACAGTGTCCTGTTTGTCGTAATAGCCTACCTCCCTTTTAA